In Wolbachia endosymbiont of Cimex lectularius, the following are encoded in one genomic region:
- the uvrA gene encoding excinuclease ABC subunit UvrA, translating into MDDFIGIKGAREHNLQGIDVNIPKNKLVVITGLSGSGKSSLAFDTIYAEGQRRYVESLSAYARQFLNIQDKPDVESITGLSPAISINQKSISKNPRSTVGTVTEIYDYLRLIYARIGIPYSPTTGLPITKQTVSQIVDTIMALPLETKVYILAPIVRGRKGEHLKEILEIKKQGYVRLKIDGKIHNMDDLPKLDKNKKHDIFVVADRVSISDDIGNRLPSSIESALRLGHGLMYAEIVNLPDNHDSEYKNGQVLTFSENFACPESGFTLEEIEPRLFSFNSPYGACCSCNGLGKKLAIDTKLIVPDETLSISEGTLRPVGSMLHQVHTGYGFLKNAILSLAENCKFSLDVPWKNIDQGAKDVILFGSREMRFHGLVSILENQMDYDETLIERYCSVVHCKECAGYRLRKEALTVKIDGRHIGEISRLSIDESLKWFENLPGRLTEQQKQISNKILSEIIKRLTFLKNVGLNYLTLDRESSTLSGGESQRIRLASQIGSGLTGVLYVLDEPSIGLHQCDNDRLIATLRNLRDIGNTVIVVEHDEDTIMAADYVIDIGPGAGVNGGKIVAEGTPDQVQRNSESITGQYLSGKREISIPERRKQTTQFIKVINACENNLKNINVEFPIGNFICVTGISGGGKSSLVIETLYKYSAHKIYHSSAKYGKCDKIEGLEYVDKIIEIDQSPIGRTPASNPATYVGMFTHIRNWFAGLPESKARGYNIGRFSFNTKGGRCEACKGDGHLKIEMHFLPDVYVKCEQCKGRRYNRETLEITFKGKSISDVLDMTIDQACDFFENLPIVKEKLVSLQEVGLGYITLGQPSTTLSGGEAQRIKLSKELSKRFTGRTLYILDEPTTGLHFEDVNNLLKILHKLVDFGNTVIVIEHNLHVIKTADYVIDIGPEGEVKGGEVVAVGTPEEIIDIPRSVTGKYLKPYLSDRA; encoded by the coding sequence ATGGATGATTTTATTGGAATTAAAGGTGCAAGGGAGCACAACCTGCAAGGTATAGATGTTAATATACCGAAAAATAAATTAGTTGTTATAACTGGACTCAGCGGTTCTGGCAAATCTAGCCTCGCGTTTGATACGATTTATGCAGAGGGCCAGCGTCGGTATGTGGAGAGTCTTTCGGCTTATGCACGTCAATTTCTCAACATTCAGGATAAACCAGATGTTGAGTCGATCACAGGCCTCTCTCCTGCAATATCTATCAACCAGAAATCGATCTCGAAAAATCCAAGATCAACAGTTGGGACCGTTACTGAGATTTACGACTATCTACGCTTAATATACGCACGAATAGGGATTCCTTATTCACCTACAACTGGACTGCCAATAACGAAACAAACCGTGTCTCAAATTGTAGATACCATAATGGCGTTACCTTTAGAAACTAAAGTATATATACTCGCTCCCATCGTGCGTGGCAGAAAGGGAGAACACCTCAAAGAGATATTGGAAATTAAAAAGCAAGGGTATGTAAGACTAAAAATAGACGGTAAAATACATAATATGGATGATTTACCTAAGCTCGATAAAAACAAAAAGCACGATATCTTTGTGGTTGCAGATAGGGTGTCAATATCAGACGATATAGGAAATCGACTGCCAAGCAGCATAGAATCAGCATTAAGACTTGGTCATGGCCTAATGTATGCAGAAATAGTGAACTTGCCTGATAATCATGATTCCGAGTATAAAAATGGTCAAGTTTTAACTTTCTCAGAGAATTTTGCATGTCCGGAGTCCGGCTTCACTCTTGAGGAAATAGAACCAAGATTATTTTCTTTTAACAGCCCTTACGGTGCATGTTGTTCATGCAATGGGCTTGGTAAAAAGCTGGCTATCGATACAAAGCTGATAGTGCCAGATGAAACGCTCTCAATATCTGAAGGTACTTTGAGGCCAGTTGGGTCGATGCTCCATCAAGTGCACACAGGTTATGGGTTTCTAAAAAATGCAATCCTGTCACTAGCTGAAAATTGCAAATTCAGTCTTGATGTTCCATGGAAGAACATAGATCAAGGAGCGAAGGATGTGATACTCTTTGGTTCTAGAGAGATGAGATTCCACGGTTTAGTTAGTATATTAGAAAACCAGATGGATTATGATGAAACACTTATTGAGCGATATTGTTCTGTTGTTCATTGTAAAGAATGTGCTGGCTATAGATTGAGAAAAGAGGCACTTACGGTGAAAATTGATGGTAGACACATAGGTGAAATATCTAGGCTCAGCATCGATGAATCCCTTAAATGGTTTGAAAATTTGCCAGGTAGGCTTACGGAACAACAGAAGCAAATCTCAAATAAAATATTAAGTGAAATAATCAAGAGGCTAACATTTTTGAAAAATGTAGGGTTAAACTACCTTACACTTGACCGTGAGTCTAGCACTCTTTCTGGCGGTGAAAGCCAAAGAATCAGGCTTGCTTCACAAATTGGCTCTGGTTTAACAGGAGTGCTGTATGTGCTTGATGAACCATCGATAGGCCTTCATCAATGTGATAATGATCGATTGATAGCCACACTTAGGAACCTGAGGGATATAGGAAATACTGTAATTGTTGTTGAGCATGATGAAGATACGATAATGGCTGCTGATTATGTAATTGATATTGGGCCTGGAGCTGGTGTAAATGGAGGAAAGATTGTTGCAGAAGGAACGCCAGATCAGGTGCAAAGAAATTCGGAGAGCATAACAGGGCAATATTTGAGTGGAAAGAGGGAAATCTCAATTCCAGAAAGAAGAAAACAAACGACTCAGTTCATAAAGGTAATTAATGCGTGTGAGAATAACTTAAAAAATATAAACGTTGAATTCCCTATAGGGAATTTTATTTGTGTTACTGGAATATCTGGAGGGGGAAAATCAAGTTTAGTCATAGAAACACTATACAAATATTCAGCACATAAGATATATCATTCATCTGCAAAGTATGGCAAATGCGATAAGATAGAAGGCCTTGAATATGTAGATAAAATTATAGAAATAGACCAGTCACCAATCGGTAGAACTCCTGCATCGAATCCAGCAACATATGTTGGTATGTTCACTCATATAAGAAATTGGTTTGCAGGTCTTCCAGAGTCAAAAGCACGAGGTTACAACATAGGTCGATTTTCATTTAATACTAAGGGGGGAAGGTGTGAAGCGTGCAAAGGTGATGGACATTTAAAGATAGAAATGCATTTTCTGCCGGACGTTTATGTGAAGTGTGAGCAATGTAAAGGTCGGCGATATAACCGAGAAACGCTAGAGATTACTTTCAAAGGAAAATCAATTTCTGATGTACTTGATATGACGATAGATCAAGCTTGTGATTTTTTTGAAAACCTCCCAATAGTAAAAGAAAAGTTGGTTTCTTTGCAGGAAGTGGGGCTTGGCTATATAACACTTGGACAGCCCTCAACAACGTTATCTGGGGGTGAAGCACAACGAATAAAACTATCCAAGGAGCTATCAAAACGATTTACCGGAAGAACATTGTATATTCTTGATGAGCCAACGACCGGATTGCATTTTGAAGATGTAAACAACTTACTAAAAATTCTCCATAAGCTAGTTGATTTTGGAAACACTGTTATAGTTATCGAACACAACTTGCACGTTATAAAAACTGCAGATTACGTAATAGACATCGGCCCAGAGGGTGAAGTAAAAGGCGGAGAAGTAGTTGCTGTAGGAACTCCAGAAGAAATAATAGACATACCAAGAAGTGTTACAGGCAAGTATCTTAAACCATATTTATCAGATAGAGCATAA
- the infA gene encoding translation initiation factor IF-1, producing the protein MVKDEKSKTIFEVEGAVTALLPAAEFRVKLDNEHEVICHVSGKVRRSKIRIVIGDRVLVEMSIYDRNAKKGRIIRRLKGTSDRTISR; encoded by the coding sequence ATGGTAAAAGACGAGAAATCGAAAACAATTTTTGAGGTGGAAGGGGCAGTAACTGCTTTATTACCTGCAGCAGAATTTAGAGTGAAGCTAGACAACGAACATGAGGTCATTTGTCATGTATCAGGAAAAGTTAGAAGAAGTAAAATACGCATTGTTATCGGAGATAGAGTGTTGGTAGAGATGAGTATTTACGATAGGAATGCGAAAAAGGGTAGGATAATTAGAAGGCTTAAAGGTACAAGTGACAGAACGATCTCTAGATAA
- a CDS encoding class I fructose-bisphosphate aldolase: protein MSDKVKQILSYYESESPGVKANLTRILIHGKLGGTGKLVILPVDQGFEHGPIKSFEVNPDAYDPHYHFQLALDSGVSAYAAPLGMIEAGASTYAGMLPLILKLNSSNSLHSKSLTSDQAITASVKDALRLGCTAVGFTIYPGSAKCFDMIEEAREIIAEAKSCGLAVVLWSYPRGEGISKEGETAVDVIAYAAHIAALLGANIIKVKLPTNQLEKEKIEVGNIESLSKRIEYIKKSCFAGKRIVVFSGGESKSMNDIRNEAKEIKQGGGNGSIIGRNTFQQKREEALSMLKDIMDIYM from the coding sequence ATAAGCGATAAAGTAAAACAAATCCTAAGCTACTACGAAAGTGAAAGTCCTGGGGTAAAAGCAAACCTCACTCGTATTCTCATACATGGAAAACTTGGTGGCACTGGCAAATTGGTGATTCTCCCCGTAGATCAAGGATTTGAACACGGACCGATAAAAAGTTTTGAAGTTAATCCTGATGCTTATGACCCACATTATCATTTTCAACTTGCACTTGATTCAGGAGTAAGTGCGTATGCTGCTCCACTTGGCATGATTGAAGCTGGCGCTTCAACTTACGCTGGAATGCTGCCGCTCATTTTAAAACTTAATAGCTCCAATTCTTTGCATTCAAAAAGTCTCACTTCTGATCAAGCAATAACCGCCTCTGTGAAAGATGCGCTGCGTTTAGGTTGCACAGCCGTTGGATTTACTATATATCCTGGTTCTGCTAAGTGTTTTGATATGATAGAAGAGGCTCGTGAAATCATTGCTGAGGCTAAGTCCTGTGGGCTTGCAGTAGTGCTATGGTCTTACCCACGAGGTGAGGGAATTTCCAAAGAAGGTGAAACAGCAGTTGATGTTATTGCTTATGCTGCGCACATAGCAGCTTTACTTGGTGCTAACATAATAAAAGTAAAACTCCCTACTAACCAATTGGAAAAAGAAAAAATAGAAGTGGGAAATATTGAGTCGTTATCCAAAAGAATTGAATATATCAAGAAATCTTGCTTTGCAGGGAAAAGAATAGTAGTTTTTTCTGGCGGTGAGTCAAAGTCGATGAATGATATACGCAATGAGGCAAAAGAAATTAAGCAAGGAGGCGGTAATGGTTCAATCATTGGGCGCAACACTTTTCAACAAAAAAGAGAAGAAGCTTTATCTATGCTAAAAGATATCATGGATATCTACATGTAA
- a CDS encoding enoyl-ACP reductase: protein MATSLLQGKKGLITGITNKRSIAYGIAKTLSEHGAELAITYQNEMVRERLSPVAAELNVELVLNCDIANEETIDEVFKIIEKKWGTLDFLVHAIAFSDKNELGGKYVNTSLSNFLNAMHISCYSFTALAQRAEKIMPNGGSLLTLSYYGAEKVMPNYNVMGLCKAALEASVRYIACDLGPQNIRVNAISAGPIRTLASSGISNFHFISEWNRNNSPLRRNTTIEDVGKAALYLLSDLSSGTTGEVLHVDSGYNVVGMKAID, encoded by the coding sequence ATGGCAACAAGTCTACTACAAGGCAAAAAGGGATTAATAACTGGAATAACAAACAAGAGGTCGATAGCATACGGCATAGCAAAAACTCTCTCAGAGCACGGAGCAGAACTTGCAATCACTTATCAAAACGAAATGGTAAGGGAGAGATTATCACCGGTAGCAGCTGAGCTAAATGTGGAGTTAGTACTAAATTGTGATATTGCAAATGAGGAGACCATAGATGAGGTTTTTAAGATAATAGAAAAAAAATGGGGCACTCTTGATTTTTTGGTACACGCAATTGCATTCTCTGACAAGAATGAACTCGGTGGTAAATATGTTAACACATCACTGAGCAACTTCCTCAACGCAATGCATATATCATGCTATTCTTTTACTGCTCTAGCGCAAAGAGCTGAAAAGATAATGCCAAACGGCGGTAGTTTACTCACTTTGTCTTACTATGGCGCTGAAAAAGTTATGCCAAATTATAATGTTATGGGCCTATGTAAAGCAGCACTCGAAGCAAGTGTAAGATATATAGCATGCGACCTTGGACCGCAAAACATCAGAGTGAATGCCATTTCTGCTGGTCCAATTAGAACTTTAGCATCTTCTGGAATAAGCAATTTTCACTTCATATCAGAATGGAACAGAAATAATTCTCCACTAAGGCGCAATACTACAATAGAAGACGTTGGAAAAGCAGCGCTGTATTTGCTGAGTGACTTAAGTAGCGGTACCACTGGGGAAGTTTTACATGTTGATTCAGGATATAATGTGGTAGGGATGAAAGCAATTGATTAG
- a CDS encoding conjugal transfer protein TraJ, whose amino-acid sequence MEDKLLESVKNKSYFSKAIEWYCHRYLSCIAERSWMVSIVSFLLVCLCLLLLNIYLLFPIKRDLNFVKYVNYTEDEFSVIRKLSFNEEDDEYTSIARYLVSKYVETYESSRVIELEYRENFIQNNSIYKVYQGFQEKMGNEASDLSLSKRKIFNINVVKLSIDRPIKDLVTFAGSAVVVLTTEQNKKVENQTVDISFTLSNTQAALSGIIPFKFIVDGYKYR is encoded by the coding sequence ATGGAAGACAAGCTGCTCGAATCAGTAAAAAACAAGAGTTATTTTAGTAAAGCAATTGAATGGTACTGTCATAGATACCTATCTTGTATAGCAGAAAGGTCTTGGATGGTATCGATAGTATCATTTCTCCTAGTGTGTTTATGTTTATTACTACTGAATATATACCTGTTGTTCCCTATTAAAAGAGATTTAAATTTTGTGAAATATGTGAATTACACAGAAGATGAGTTCTCTGTAATACGTAAGCTTAGTTTTAATGAAGAAGATGATGAATACACTTCTATAGCCAGGTACTTAGTAAGTAAATACGTTGAAACATATGAATCTAGTAGAGTCATTGAGCTAGAATACCGAGAAAATTTCATACAAAACAACTCTATATATAAAGTCTATCAGGGTTTTCAAGAAAAAATGGGCAATGAAGCTAGTGATCTGTCTTTATCTAAGAGAAAAATTTTCAACATAAATGTAGTAAAGTTATCCATTGACCGACCAATCAAGGACCTAGTCACATTCGCCGGAAGTGCTGTTGTAGTTCTTACAACTGAACAAAATAAGAAGGTGGAGAATCAAACTGTTGATATCAGCTTTACTTTGTCCAATACTCAGGCAGCTCTAAGTGGTATAATACCATTTAAATTTATTGTTGATGGTTATAAATACAGGTGA
- a CDS encoding IS5 family transposase (programmed frameshift), with the protein MQKSYPSNISQEQFEKIRPILESSKQKTKPRKLDLYDVFCGVLYVLKSGCQWRMLPKGFPRWESVYYYFRVWSKKNGEEPSLLELVLKKLVGEVRISNGRKEKTSFCIIDSQSVKNADTAEKKGYDAGKKISGIKRHIAVDTQGLPHAIYVTTAEATDRSSAVKMVENAKANLSEVKNILVDAGYTGENFATQIKAIIGATVEVIKRSELHTFVVLPKRWVVERSFAWLEKCRRLWKNCERKLNTSLQMIVLSFISLLLRRF; encoded by the exons ATGCAGAAAAGTTATCCAAGTAATATAAGTCAAGAGCAGTTTGAAAAAATCAGGCCAATTTTGGAGAGTAGCAAGCAGAAAACAAAACCAAGAAAACTTGATTTGTATGACGTATTTTGTGGGGTGTTGTACGTCTTAAAAAGTGGTTGTCAGTGGAGGATGTTACCAAAGGGTTTTCCAAGATGGGAAAGCGTATATTACTATTTTCGAGTGTGGAGTAAAAAGAATGGAGAAGAGCCAAGCTTGTTGGAATTAGTCTTA AAAAAATTAGTTGGAGAGGTCCGTATCAGCAATGGTCGGAAAGAGAAAACTAGCTTTTGTATAATTGATTCTCAAAGCGTTAAAAACGCAGATACTGCTGAAAAAAAAGGCTATGATGCAGGTAAAAAGATTTCAGGGATAAAGCGCCATATTGCAGTTGATACACAAGGTTTGCCACATGCAATTTATGTAACAACGGCAGAAGCAACTGACCGTAGCAGTGCTGTGAAAATGGTCGAAAATGCTAAAGCAAACCTCTCTGAAGTTAAAAACATACTGGTTGATGCTGGCTACACAGGAGAAAATTTTGCAACACAAATAAAAGCTATCATTGGTGCGACTGTTGAAGTAATAAAGCGAAGTGAGTTACACACTTTCGTTGTATTGCCAAAAAGATGGGTTGTTGAACGCTCTTTTGCCTGGTTAGAAAAGTGCAGGCGATTGTGGAAAAATTGCGAGCGGAAGCTCAACACTAGCTTACAGATGATAGTCCTCTCCTTCATTTCTCTCCTGTTACGAAGATTTTAA
- a CDS encoding Maf family nucleotide pyrophosphatase encodes MTERSLDNLILASSSERRIALLKQISIKPGLILPADIDETPLKKELPKDYSIRMAKSKAEKIQSSNPDYFVLGVDTVVACGRRILLKTENVEQAEKCIRLLSGRRHRVYTSVCLLTPHRSKQHIRTVVTIVKFKRLSEQEIKYYLASEEWKNKAGGCNIQGLAGMFVLFLRGSYFSVIGLPLHETYCLLSNYFNLNLY; translated from the coding sequence GTGACAGAACGATCTCTAGATAATCTTATTCTTGCTTCGTCGTCAGAAAGGCGTATAGCCCTACTAAAACAAATAAGTATTAAGCCAGGTTTAATTTTACCAGCAGATATAGACGAAACTCCTTTAAAAAAGGAACTTCCGAAAGATTATTCAATCCGTATGGCAAAAAGCAAAGCTGAGAAGATACAAAGCTCAAACCCAGATTATTTTGTGCTTGGTGTTGATACGGTTGTTGCTTGCGGTAGAAGGATATTGCTCAAAACTGAAAACGTTGAGCAAGCAGAAAAATGTATTCGCCTGTTATCAGGAAGAAGGCATAGAGTATACACCAGTGTGTGTCTACTCACTCCCCATCGATCCAAACAACATATTAGAACCGTGGTTACGATAGTGAAATTTAAACGTCTCAGTGAACAAGAAATTAAATATTATTTAGCATCAGAAGAGTGGAAAAATAAGGCAGGGGGGTGCAATATACAAGGCCTTGCTGGAATGTTTGTATTGTTCTTACGCGGTTCCTACTTTTCCGTTATAGGGTTACCGTTACACGAAACTTATTGCTTGCTGAGCAATTATTTTAACCTCAATTTATATTGA
- a CDS encoding L-threonylcarbamoyladenylate synthase produces the protein MISEIINAIQNNLLVCFPTETVYALACSALDSGAIKRIYQIKKRSQNKPLSILINDLYSLTKIAELEEKYISLVNHFSPEPITYILPLKSNNILPNEFFKGSIGVRIPNHPTAISILNELKAPIVATSINISGEKSVYKASDIPQSIKQHLSAVIEDDKLVSGIESTVIDLTGDKIKILRGGAVSLQVICFQIEVHRRKNEKSNRS, from the coding sequence ATGATATCTGAAATAATAAATGCAATACAGAATAACTTGTTAGTGTGTTTTCCAACAGAGACAGTTTATGCTCTTGCTTGTAGTGCGCTAGATAGTGGAGCTATAAAGAGAATATACCAGATAAAGAAGCGTTCTCAAAATAAACCACTATCTATACTCATTAATGATCTTTACAGTTTGACAAAAATAGCAGAGCTAGAAGAAAAATATATTAGTTTAGTAAACCACTTCTCTCCCGAACCGATTACCTATATCTTACCGCTTAAAAGTAATAACATATTACCAAATGAATTTTTTAAAGGCAGCATAGGCGTAAGAATTCCCAATCATCCTACTGCAATTTCAATACTAAATGAGCTGAAAGCTCCAATAGTTGCAACTAGTATCAATATTTCAGGAGAAAAAAGTGTATACAAAGCAAGCGATATACCTCAATCTATTAAGCAACATCTGTCTGCGGTAATTGAAGATGATAAATTAGTTTCCGGCATAGAATCTACTGTTATTGACTTAACTGGAGATAAGATTAAGATTTTAAGAGGGGGTGCAGTTTCACTTCAAGTAATATGCTTCCAGATTGAGGTCCATAGGAGAAAGAATGAAAAAAGTAATAGGTCATGA